The window GCATGCGTGAGACCAGGTACATCGCCTCGATGTCGGCGGCAAAACGCTGGCGTATGCCGGGGCGGATGACCTTGACGGCGACCTTCTCAGGCCGGCCCTCGCGCAGGACGACGGCCGGATGGACCTGGGCGATCGATGCGGCCGCCATGGGCTGGTGGAACTCCGCGAAGAGCGTTTCGACGCTGCGGCCAAGCGAACCCTCGATCGCTGCCTTGGCCGCGCTCTGCGGGAAGGTTGCCATCCGATCCTGCAGTTGCGAGAGATCGGCGGCGAGTTCCGCGCCGACCACGTCCGGGCGTGTCGCCAGGAACTGACCGATCTTTACATAGGAGGGCCCCAGCCGCTCGACGGCACGGGCAAGCCGGCCGCTGCGTTCTTCGAGCCGCGCCTTGCGGCGGGCAAGCAGACCGGCGACCTTCTTTGCGAAGCGAGCTGAGGGGGGCAGGTGCTCGGATGGGATTGCTGCGAAGACGCCCTCGCGCGTAAGCACCCAGCCGATCCGCACGAGACGGAAATATGCTCCAGGCGTGCTCATGCGTTCAGATTTTCCAGCCCGAATGCAGCGCTGCAATGCCGCCGGTGTAGTTGGTGAAAGAGACGCGCGAAAAGCCCGCCTCGCGGATCATGGCCGCGAAATGGCGCTGGTTCGGGAATTTGCGGATCGATTCGACCAGATACTGATAGGGCGCGTCGTCTCCGGTGATGAGCTTGCCGAATTTCGGGATCGCACGGAACGACCAGGCATCGTACAAGCTGTCGAGCAACGGAATCTCGACCTCGGAGAATTCCAGCACCAGCAGCCGCCCTCCGCGCTTCAGCACCCGATAGGCCTCCTTCAGCGCCACCTCGATGCGCGGCACGTTACGGATGCCGAAGGCGATCGTGTAGGCATCGAAGGAATTGGCGGCGAAGGGCAGGTCCTCGGCATTGGCTTCGACGAATTGGAGTTTGGCGGCGAGCCCCTTCTTTCGCGCGCGTTCGGCGCCGACCGCAAGCATCGAGCCATTAATGTCGAGCACGGTCGCATGCGCCTTTCGGTCAGACGCCTCGACGATGCGGAAAGCGATGTCGCCGGTGCCGCCAGCGACATCAAGCACCCGATAATCCTCCCGGCGCGGCGGGTTTAGCGCGGCGATCATCGCATCCTTCCAGACACGATGCAGACCGGCCGACATTACGTCGTTCATGATGTCGTAGCGCTTCGCGACCTTGTGGAAGACATCGTTGACGAGCGGCTGCTTTTCGCCCGCGCCGACTTCGCGGAAACCGAAGGAGGTCTCCATTCCGCCATTCGCCGATACGCGCTCATCCGTCATCCGACTGCTCCACTTCATTCAAACGCGCCGGCACCATAGCGAAATCGCTTTTTCCGCGCTATCTCAGCGACGGGGTTCCGGCTGCGGCATAGCGCACCTATAGGTCATCGCTCCCGTGATGGGAATGCATGTAGTCGGACGGAATGAACAGAGGATAAAGGATCACGGCGATGCCGGAATTGCCCGAGGTGGAAACGGTCAAGCGCGGATTGGCGCCGATCATGGAGGGGGCGTTGCTGCTGCGCGCCGAATTGCGCCGGCCGGATCTGCGTTTTCCTTTCCCCGAAAACTTCGCGGCCGCCGTTTCCGGCCGCCGCATTCTTTCGCTGTCGCGGCGAGCCAAATATCTGACGATCGATCTGGAGGGCGGCGACGTGATCATTGCGCATCTCGGCATGTCCGGCTCCTTCCGCATCGAAACCGGCGCGTCGCCCGCGTCCCCCGGCGCTTTCCACCACCCGCGTGGCAAGGACGAGAAGCACGACCACGTCATCTTCCATCTCGATGCGCAGGCCGGGCCGGCGCGCGTGATCTATAACGACCCCCGCCGCTTTGGCTTCATGGATCTGGCAAGCCGCGATACGATCGCCGATCACGCCTTCTTTCGCGGGCTCGGCGAGGAGCCGACGGGCAATGCGCTCGATGCCGCCTATCTGGCCACGCGCTTCTCCGGCAGGGCACAGCCGCTAAAGACAACGCTTCTCGACCAGAAGACCATCGCCGGGCTCGGCAATATTTATGTCTGCGAGGCCCTGTGGAGGGCCGGGCTTTCGCCCACTCGGCCGGCGGGCACACTGGTCGACAGGCGCGGCCGGGCGAAAGCGGCCCTTTCGGGCCTGGTGGAGGCGATTCGCGGGGTGATTGCCGACGCCATTGCCGCCGGTGGTTCCTCGCTCAAGGACCATATCCAGGCGGATGGCAGCCTCGGCTATTTCCAGCATGCCTTCTCAGTCTATGACCGGGAGGGCGAGGCTTGCCGGACGCCGGGCTGTGGCGGTACCGTCGCCCGCATTAGTCAGGCGGGGCGCTCGACCTTCCATTGCCCCAACTGTCAGAAATAGCCTCAAAACGCCGATTCAAGGAGGAGACGACGATGAGCTACGAGACCCTGCTGCTCGAAACGCGCGGGCGTGTGGGCCTGATCACCCTCAACCGTCCGCAGGCGCTGAATGCGCTGAACGCGACCGTCATGCGCGAGCTCGATGCGGTCCTGAAGGCTTTCGATGCCGACAAGGATATCGGGGCGATCGTCATTGCGGGATCGGAAAAGGCATTCGCCGCCGGTGCCGACATCAAGGAGATGCAGTCGCTCGATTTCGTCGACAGCTATCTCGGCGATTTCCTCGGCGGCTGGGAACATGTCGCAGGCGCCCGCAAGCCGATGGTCGCGGCGGTCTCCGGCTATGCGCTCGGCGGCGGCTGCGAACTCGCGATGATGTGCGACTTCATCATTGCTTCCGAGACTGCCAAATTCGGCCAGCCGGAAATCACCCTCGGCGTCGTTCCGGGCATGGGCGGATCGCAGCGCCTGACGCGCGCCGTGGGCAAGGCAAAGGCAATGGACCTGATTCTCACCGGCCGAATGATGGATGCGGCGGAAGCCGAGCGGGCAGGGCTGGTTGCCCGCGTCGTTGCCCCCGAGAGGCTTATGGAAGAGGCGCTCGCCGCCGCCGAGAAGATCGCCTCCTTCTCGCTTCCTGCGGTGATGATGGCAAAAGAAGCGGTCAACCGCTCGCTCGAAGTGACGCTCGCCGAAGGACTGCGTTTCGAGCGGCGGCTCTTCCAGTCGCTGTTCGCGACCGAGGACCAGAAGGAGGGGATGGCTGCCTTCGTCGGAAAGCGCAGGGCGGAGTTCAAACACCGCTAGAGCGTTTTCTCAAATTGCGCGTTGACGCGAGACCGGTTTCCCGCTATACGCCGCCCTCAGTCTGGAACGCCACACGC is drawn from Sinorhizobium sojae CCBAU 05684 and contains these coding sequences:
- the ubiE gene encoding bifunctional demethylmenaquinone methyltransferase/2-methoxy-6-polyprenyl-1,4-benzoquinol methylase UbiE — its product is MTDERVSANGGMETSFGFREVGAGEKQPLVNDVFHKVAKRYDIMNDVMSAGLHRVWKDAMIAALNPPRREDYRVLDVAGGTGDIAFRIVEASDRKAHATVLDINGSMLAVGAERARKKGLAAKLQFVEANAEDLPFAANSFDAYTIAFGIRNVPRIEVALKEAYRVLKRGGRLLVLEFSEVEIPLLDSLYDAWSFRAIPKFGKLITGDDAPYQYLVESIRKFPNQRHFAAMIREAGFSRVSFTNYTGGIAALHSGWKI
- the mutM gene encoding bifunctional DNA-formamidopyrimidine glycosylase/DNA-(apurinic or apyrimidinic site) lyase, producing MPELPEVETVKRGLAPIMEGALLLRAELRRPDLRFPFPENFAAAVSGRRILSLSRRAKYLTIDLEGGDVIIAHLGMSGSFRIETGASPASPGAFHHPRGKDEKHDHVIFHLDAQAGPARVIYNDPRRFGFMDLASRDTIADHAFFRGLGEEPTGNALDAAYLATRFSGRAQPLKTTLLDQKTIAGLGNIYVCEALWRAGLSPTRPAGTLVDRRGRAKAALSGLVEAIRGVIADAIAAGGSSLKDHIQADGSLGYFQHAFSVYDREGEACRTPGCGGTVARISQAGRSTFHCPNCQK
- a CDS encoding enoyl-CoA hydratase; amino-acid sequence: MSYETLLLETRGRVGLITLNRPQALNALNATVMRELDAVLKAFDADKDIGAIVIAGSEKAFAAGADIKEMQSLDFVDSYLGDFLGGWEHVAGARKPMVAAVSGYALGGGCELAMMCDFIIASETAKFGQPEITLGVVPGMGGSQRLTRAVGKAKAMDLILTGRMMDAAEAERAGLVARVVAPERLMEEALAAAEKIASFSLPAVMMAKEAVNRSLEVTLAEGLRFERRLFQSLFATEDQKEGMAAFVGKRRAEFKHR